The segment CGGTCCTCGGGAGGGAAATAGGTGCCGCCGTAAAAAGGTTTGAGATCTGGGGTTAAAAACACCGTTAGGGGCCAACCGCCGCGCCCGGTTAGGAGATGGACGGCGTTCATGTAAACTTCATCCAGGTCTGGGCGTTCTTCCCGATCTACCTTAATGTTCACGAAGTGCTCGTTCATGATCTGGGCAATTTGGGGGTTTTCGAAACACTCGTGGGCCATGACATGGCACCAGTGGCAGGTGGAGTAGCCGATACTGAGTAGAATGGGGCGGTCCTCCTGCCGGGCCCGTTCCAGCGCTTCGGGTCCCCAGGGATACCAATCTACCGGGTTATAGGCATGCTGCTTGAGATATGGACTACTTTCATGGATTAGCCGATTGGGTGCCCTGTCTTGATCCATGTGGTTTTCCCCGCGGCAAGTTTAGCTTGAAAAATCCTGGTGAAGCTCACATGTACAAATAGATTAACCCATTGAGAGCAAAAAGGCACGCAAAAATGCCCCAGAGTTAATCACCTAGCCACTTTCTACCTTGCTGCCGTTTAAACCCAGCGTCCAGGGCGTTATAATCACCGTCTTTATAACCAAACCAGCATGAATATTTTTTATATCATAAAAATAGTAATGGCGGAGAAAAAGTCAACCGCTGGGTAAGGGGAAGATAGTCAAACCAACGCCTTGCTGAGTTGCCGCCCCATAACTCCTCTCCCGATGAGATCAGTTGGGGAGCAGATTGTAATCCATTGGGATTCTTTATATTTTTATTTCTGGGTCTTAAAGGCGGGTCAAAGCCTGGAATTCGGCGCGATCGGTGAGCGCCAGTATTTGACGCAGACGGGAAGCCAGCTGCTGGGGATGGTCAAACTGCAATTCCAACCTGAAGGTGTTGCCCTCAAACGCCGGGGGGGCAGGAGCCGCAGGTCGGATTGCTGGTATAGCCCCAAGGACTTGAGGTAAGCATCAAAATTTTGCTGGGTAATGCTGAATCGGGGGAAACACCACTGCCGCAACTGCTGCCGCACGCAACTGATCTTTTGAGGAGGTCGGAGACTGGGATCAGCCATGATGCCCCTGATCAGGGGCCGGGAGAGGATGGTCTGGGGACTGATCCCCTCCCGGCGGCTAAGGGTGGTGAGGTTCTCAACGATTTCCACCTGTTTGCTGTAACTTAAGGGTGAGAGGGACAGAAAAGGTAACAGGGCCAGGCGGTCTGAGGCGGGCCACTGACTCAGGCTGGCGGCCACCTCCAGCCCCAACCGGTCCTGGGCGGCCAATTCTCGGAAGGGCTCCCCCAGGGCGGCCAGTTGCCGATAACGTTCCAGGTACTTGGGGGAAGGGGGCACATTTAACAGTGGAAAGAATTCCCGGATTTCGGAGTTCTGATCCCAGTAAAGGAGCAATCGGCGGATCATTTCGGCCCGCTCCACCATATTGAATCCCCGCCCCCAGGCGTGGTCGTGCAGCGCTGCCAGCAAAACCGCAGCGGTAGAAGCGGTCTCCGGCCAGACCCAGGCCGAGAACTGCTTACAGCCCAGGCAATCTAGAGCCAGCAGGCGCTTGTAACCACAGACCACCTGCCAGCGGCCATCGGCCCGCCGACGCAGTAGTGGAGGGGAGAGTAACCCCCACCTGGCGGATGGAGTCCACCAGGGGGTTTAGCTCAAACCCGTAGCTGACTACAAAGGTGTGATCAGCGAGATCGACACCGGCCAGCTTCACTACCCGAGGCACGGGCGCCAGGGTGGGAAAGTCAGCCATGCTAAGGACTCGAAGCCCTGGTATTTCTCAACTTGTTAACCATTATCACTGGCCCTGATACTGGTTAGTATAGTAGGGCTGGTGAGCTTGCCCGCTCTGCCGTAGCATTGAATCTTCCGCGGCCCGGCGGCTGATCTCGGTGACCGCTCCACCCAGGGCCGCCCCGCCTAAACCGCCGATCATAGCCCCGCGCCAGCGATTGTTGCTGTCAATCAGGGCCCCGGTGCCTGCACCCAGTGCTCCCCCGACTGCCGCCCCCTGATAAGTATAGGGGTTTTGTCCGGCACAGCCGGCCAGGAATACACCTAATAATACAACTAAGGCCACTCTTTTTATCCAGCTCATGGTTAGCTTACCTCCATTAATAAAGCTCCCTAGACCACCATTGAATTTTCGGTTACCTTTTACTTCTATTAACTTCTTCCCGGAAGAAATCCGGCGGCTGCTTGATGAATTTTTTATTTTTTGGCTAACATGATCAAGATAATCAAGCAACCGGAATGCCAAACCGATCATAGCTATCTTTTCCTAATATCTCAAATAGTTATATTTCACCCCATCCACAGGTCCGGGAAAATCTTCTCAGATTGATAAAGAGACTTCAATGCCAGAGGTTGCAGGATATATTTTGAGAAACCAAAGGCAGACAAGTTTTGGGGAATGGGGTAAAGGTCCAAATACCCCTTAACCATGGTGGCAAGCCTGGTCCGGCGTAGGGTCAAAAAATCTAGCCGGCTAAGGGTGGAATGCTGTATATTATAGTTATATTAATAAGTTAACTTTTGAACACAACTGCGTCTAATACCAAGTTGCGATCAAAGAGCTAAAATGCCCCCTCACCCTCGCCCTCTCCCCCGCTGGCAGGGGAGAGGGGATAAGGTTTGAAAGCTAATCGGTATAAACAGGTTGAACAGGAGGACACTGATATACAGGGTTGGGCTTGGCCGCCTGCAGCCCAAGGCTGTTCCCGGCGGCCATAAGAGTCTGGGTGGAAATCCCAGGCCTGACGGCCAGGGGTTAATCTTTAAGTGGCGATCACCAATAAAATGGCGTCCTTGCCAACCGAAGCGCCGGGTTCATAATTGATGGCCTTGACCGTGCCGCTGGCTGGGGAAGGCAGATTATTCTGCATTTTCATGGCTTCCAGGATACAGATAGGGTCGCCTACCTTGACCTGGTCGCCGACGTTGACACTATAACTGATCACCATGCCGGGCATCGGGGAGCGCAGGGGCACCTCCCCTGGAGCCACTTCCGCTGCCGGGGCTGGTTTAGCCGGAGCCGCGGCCGGGGCTGGTTTCAGGGGCGCGGCCGTCGGCTGGGGCGCAGCCGCGGCGGGGCGTGCAGCGGCCATGGGGGTAGCCGCAGTAATCACCGGCGCTCCCGAAGTACACTCCACCTCCACCTCAAAATATTCGCCATCGACAAAAACATTGAAGGTCCGCAGACTCTCGCCTTTTTCCGGGGCCGGGCGGTCCAGGCGTTCGAGGTAGTCTTTAACTTTCTGGAAGAGGTTTTTCTGCTTGATTTTATTGATAACTTCATCTTCCAGTTTAATATGTTCCATGGTAATGGGCTTGACGTCCTCGGGGATTTCTTCCAGACCATACTTCCACTTCAAGAATCGTAATCCGGTGGTCGGGTAGAGGGCATAAATCAGGACGTCACCGATATTTTTGGCCAGACCCTTGGTGGCCTCCCGCGCCTTTTCCAACTCTGGTTCCAGGACATCGGCAGCCCGGCAGGTAATCGGCTCCTCGCCCCGCTCGTAGCCCTTAAGGATCAGCCTTTGGACTTCCGGGTCCATGGGGGCCGGGGTCTTGCCATAAAGACCATAAGCCATATCCTTGACCTGGCCGGAAATCATTTTGTAGCGCCCGAAGAGCACGTTCTGCACGGCCTGGATGCCAACGATCTGGCTGGTGGGGGTGACCAGGGGCGGATACCCCAATTCCTTCCGGGTCTGGGGCAAATCATGCATCACCTCCAGAATCCGGTCAAGGGCATCGGCCTGCTTGAGCTGCGAGACTAAATTGGAATACATGCCCCCCGGAATCTGGTGCAAGAGCACCCCGGTGTCAATCACCGCCATCTTGCTGGTGTCCAGGAAATCCCGATATTTGGGGGCAACCTTCTCCAAATCCTGGACCAACTCGATCAGAGTGGCCAAATCCAGCGGCGATTCCCGGTCAGTTTTTTCAACTGATACCAGAATCGGCTCGATAGCTGGCTGGGAGGTCCGCAGGCCAAAGGGCGAAAGACAGGTATCGATGATATCCACTCCAGCTTCAATCGCCTTGAGATAAGCCATGGAGGCCTGGCCGCTGGTATAGTGGGTATGCAGTTCGATGGGAATGTTGATAGTTTCCTTCAGGGTCTTGATCAGATCGTAGGCATCATAAGGGGAAATCATCCCGGCCATATCCTTGACACAGAAGGAATCTGCCCCCATGTCGACGGCGCGTTTGGCAAAATCAACATAATATTCCTTGGTGTAGACTTCCCCGCCCATGCGGCGCTGGGTCAGCGAGTAGCAGACCGCGGCCTGAATATGGACATCCATACCGGCTTTTTTACAATCCTGGATGGCCTTGAAGGAGGTCTCAAAATTGCGCATGTCGTTCAAGGCGTCGAAGACCCGGAAGATGTTGATGCCGCACTCGGCGGCGTATTTCACAAAGGGCTCCACGACATCGTCAGGGTAATGCCGGTAGCCCACCAGATTCTGGCCCCGCAACAGCATCATGAAGGGGGTCTTCTTGATATATTTTTTTAGAGTGCGGATACGTTCCCAGGGATCTTCTGCCAGGAACCGGTGGGTGACATCAAAGGTGGCGCCTCCCCAGACCTCCATGGACCAGAAGCCCATGTTATCCATGCGTTCCGCCATGTCCAGCATGTCTTCGGTCCGCATGCGGGTGGCTAGGGAGGATTGATGACCATCCCGAAAGGTGGTATCGGTAAATTTTATGGGATTTTTACCTGCCATGTCTAGTCTCCTAAAATTATGTCAAAAATTTTGGGCCCTGCTGGGCTCATGGCCTATTTCAGACTGCGACGCTGGATCAGCACCCGCAATTGCATGGCCATCTGACGGCCGGCCAGGCCCCAGAGATTGTGGATGACGGCGGGGACCCTTACCTCGGGCTCCGGGGGAGCCGCGGCCTGGGCCATTAAGACAACTTCATCATCCTGAATATAGGCCTGAACGGCAGCGGTAATCGCGGCCAGTACCTTGTCTTGGCGAGCCATGTTAACCTCTTTTGCTACATGGGAATATTGCCGTGTTTTTTTGGCGGCAAATTCTCTTTTTTAGTACACAGGATTTCCAGAGTCTCGATCAGCCGGGGCCGGGTTTCCCGAGGCAGGATAACCTGATCAATATAGCCGCGCGAGGCAGCGATATAGGGATTGTAGAGCAATTCCCGGTACAGCTCAATCTTTTCCTGGCGTTTGGCTTCAGGATCTTCAGCCCCCTGAATTTCGCGGCGGAAAATAATATTGGCCGCACCCTCGGCGCCCATGACGGCGATTTCGGCGGTGGGCCAGGCAATGGCCATGTCCGCGCCCAGGTCGCGGGAGCACATGGCCAGATAGGAGCCGCCATAGTCCTTCCGGGTTATCAGAGTAATCTTGGGGACGGTAGCTTCCGAATAACACCAGAGCAGCTTGGCCCCGTGGCGGATGATGCCGCTCCATTCCTGGTCGCTGCCGGGCAGATAGCCGGGCACATCGGCGATGGTCAGCAGCGGGATATTGAAGGCATCACAGAAGCGGATGAAACGGGTCGCCTTGTCGGAGGCGTTGACATCCAGGCAACCGGCCAGCACCAGCGGTTGATTGGCGATGATGCCGATGGGCCGGCCATTAAGGCGGGCAAAACCCACTACCATATTCTGCGCATACAGCTCGTGAGGCTCAAAAAAATCGCCATCATCCACTATGGAGCGGATAACGTCTTTCATGTCATAGCTGGCCCGAGGGTTGTCCGGGATAATCGAATCCAGGGCCGGGTCCTGGCGGCTTACCGGGTCACTGCAGGGTTGGACCGGAGGATCCTCCATATTGTTGTTGGGCAAGAAGCTGAGTAGTCGCTTGATCTGATTGATGGCGTCCTCATCAGAATCGGCGGCAAAATGGGCCACCCCACTTTTAACGTTATGGGACATCGCCCCGCCCAGCTCCTCGAAGCTGATCTCTTCCCCGGTCACACTTTTGATGACATCCGGCCCGGTGATGAACATGTAGCTGGTATTTTTGACCATGAAGACAAAATCGGTCATGGCCGGCGAATAGACCGCCCCTCCGGCGCAGGGGCCCATAATTCCGGAAATCTGCGGGATGACTCCGGAGGCGACAGCATTGCGATAGAAAATCTGCCCGTAGGCGGCCAGGGAGTCCACCCCTTCCTGGATGCGCGCCCCGCCGGAGTCGTTGAACCCGACAAAGGGAACCCCGGCTTTGAGGGCCAGGTCCATGACCTTGCAAATCTTGCGGGAATGCATCTCGCCCAGGGTCCCGGCCCGAGAAGTAAAATCCTGAGCAAAGACAAAGACCGGACGGCCGTTGACCTGACCGAAACCGGTGATCACCCCATCGGCCGGGATTTTCATTTTATCCATTCCAAAATGGATACAGCGGTGTTCCACCATCATATCCAGCTCTCGAAAAGTACCGGGATCAAAGAATAGATCGAGGCGTTCCCGGGCGGTCAGCTTACCGGTCTGGTGCTGCTTCTCTACCGCCTTGGGCCCCCCCATGGCCTTGATCTCGGCCTCTTTAGCCTGGAGTTCGGCGATCCGCTCAGCCACGGCTTTCATAATTAAAACTCCTTTCCGGTTAGGCGGTCTAAGGCAGAGAGGAAACACCCCATCGGCCCCGCGCCTTTCTCTTAATCTAGATCAACTCTAAACCAATGCTGGATAGAGTTGTTTAGTGCTATGATCGGGTTATTAACAATCCAGGCTGCGCACCTGTTCTTAGCCAATCGCAAAGAATTTTAATTAATTCAGATTTTATACTAGATTGTCAAATTAATTTAAACTCAGAAAATCATCTCTGGAAAGAAATATTTTAGCTGCCGCCAGGTCTAGATTGAAAATCTGTCCTAAGGAGTGGTACAATGCCCGGCAAATGGTTATTGGATTAAATAGCCGGGCCCGGTTTCCGAGCAAGCCAATCAAAGGTTGGGGGACCAGATGGAAAACCAGGATTTTGTCCATCGCACCGAGGTGCGAGTCCGTTTCGGGGATACCGATCCTTACGGCATCGTTTACTTTGTCAGTTATTTTCGCTACTGCCACCGCGCCATCGAAGAATACCTGAGGGCCCTGGGACTTAAACCGGAAGAGACCTTCCGCAATGTCCCGGAGGGCTTTGGCCTGCCCATTGTCGAGGCCCAATGTCGATTCCTGCGTCCGGCCCGTTACGGCGATCTGCTCATTGTCGCCACTCGTATCCAGGAACTGCGACCCCGGGCAATTATCTTCGGTTTTGAGTTCTTCCCGGCCTCCGGAGAGGAACTGCTGGCCCGGGGAACGGCTAATCTGGTTGCCATCAACCGGCAGTGGCAGGCGATTGAGCTGCCAGACCGGATCAGGCAAAGCCTTACTCAGGCTTCTCCGGCATCAGGCCATCCTTAATTCGCTTGTCCCTCGATGGTGGGGCAATCCAGGCCTTGATCGTAAAAAGGTTGACCCTAAAGTCTTTTCCTGTTAAATTAACCTGAAACATTAAGGAGCCGGAGTCTGTGATGGCTAAGATCGCAGATTATTTCACTCAAAGCGACCGCAAGAAGTTATTTTTTGACTACCTTAAGTTGTTAGGGATTTTGGAGATCGTGATCTTTATCGTGGTGGCCTTATGGGCCACTGATGATAAGTATCACCGGGTTTATACCCCTTTCCCCTGGCGGGAGTATCTCTTTGTCGCCTTTGCCTTCCCGGTGATTATCACCTTTCTGATGGGGGTCATTATCACCGGATTCAATTATTTTATGGGCGCGGAACCAGAACCTACCACGGCAGTGTCAGCCGAAGTCGAAGGTGATGACCGTCTGTCCAACCTGATTGGGCAGATGCGCCGCTTACCTTACCTGGGTCTGTTGTTCCTGCTTTTGGTGACCATCCTGGCCCTCTACAATATGAATCACATCATGGTGTGGATTGCCTCGCTGGGAGAAAAAACCTTTATATTTCTGACCTATGTACTGGCCGGCCTCGGAGGTTTGGCGGCGCTCTACATGATCTTCTTTATGATCTTCAAGTACAAACTCAATAAAAAGCATATGGAATATCAGTATTATTCCGAAATCTCGGATAAATTTGGATTGATTATCCTGGATGATCGCACCGTCATCCACAAGGATGGCAAACTGCTGATTCTGGGTCGGAAATGGCGGCGAGCCCGTCAGGTCGGCAAACTGCCCTCCGACCTGAACCTGGTCCAGCCCCAAGGCGGGGCGGACGAGCGTCTCCCGGTTCCCAAGCCCTGAACTACCCGGTCCCTTGTCTGTCACACCCGCTACGGGGTTTTTTTATGCAATTATGTGCCCTCCGGCCTCATCTCCCATTAGCTTTGGTCTGGTTGCCGCCCTGAAGTGTGAAGTCCGGCCTTTTTTGCGGCGGGCGGCAAGTGTCCGGCGGCTAACTGGACTTCCGGCCGCCTGGCGCTTTCAATTGGGAGAATGGTCTGGAATCGCGGCGGTATCAGGTATGGGGGCTGACAAGGCCCGCGCCACCGCTCGTCGCCTGATCGAGATTTATTCCCCCCGTCTGTTAATTTCCCTGGGATACGGGGGGGCGGTGAAACCTGACTTGGCCCCGGGGACCGTAGTACTGGGGCAGGAATATCGGCATTATGATCCTGGCGGACCGACCCTGACCCCGTTGTGCCCGCTCTGGGCCGGTCCGTCCATCCAGGAGTTGGTAACCCATCTGCAGGCGGCTGGCCTCCCGGCCGCGGCCGCAGTCCTGGTTACCACTCCCCGGGTCATTGTCAAACACCGGGAAGGGGCGCCGCTGCTGTTTCTGTCTAACCCCGTCCTCGACCTGGAGACGGCCGCGGTGGCGGCCCTGGCCCAGGCCTCCGAAATTCCGTTTTTGGGGCTGCGAACCATTACCGATACCGGGGGAGAGGAGATTCCCGATTTTATCATGGCCTGGACTTTGACAGTGGGCGTACCATATTGGCGGCTGGTCTGGCGCTTGGTCTTGAGCAAACCGACGCATTGGCCTTACCTGACCAGGATGTGGCATCGCTCCCGGTGGGCCAGCCATCATCTGGCCCTGGCCCTGACTACGCTCCTGCCTGATCTGGGTCCGGCGGTTTAACCAACGCGGTCGGATCATTGCCAGTTTTAGGATATTAATGGCGGTTAAGCAGATTTACGGCCAATAAGGTAACAAACGGTAGGTAAATAAAGCAGCCCACCAGGCCCAATAAAGTTTCCCCGATATAAAAGGTGATAACCAGATTAAAGGCTAAGATGGCAAAGTACAGGCCCGGTCCCAGCCATTCCCGACCAGGGAAGTCGATTTTGCCCCAATTCATCAGGGGCATCCCATCCGGCAGGCGGGTTACCCGCTGCAAAACTCCGATCAGGACAAATCCCATGACCAGCCAACCGAGGAAATTGCTCAGAGTAATGCCGAAATAGAGGCCAGGCTCAGGATAACCGTAGATTTGCCCCAAAAACCACCGATACCCCCGCAGTGCCAACGGATCAATAACTATATCCAGGGTCATGAATAACACGCTGGCCAGAACCAAAGTCCGGCCGGAGCCGCTCCGCGCCTTATCTCCCCCCAGGTAAAAGCCGCCAGGGCGGGAACGCCCCGGGTTCAGAGCCAGGAGTGCCAGAGTGTAGCTGGCATAAGACAGAAACACATAGGACAGGGAGTCCATGAACGGTACTCCCAGCACCCAGAGTTCCTGCCCCCGGGTGGCTTCAATATAGATATAACGGCCATAAGGCAAGCCGGTGTGGATGGAAGAAAGTTCTGAACTCCAGGCCAGCAGATAGCCCACTAGCAGATAGATCAAGGCCCGTCCCAATCCCAGATGCCAGGTGGCTAACAGGAGGTAGACGGCCAGGAAAATAAACACATATGGCCGTAAAGCCAGGGTCCCCCACAGCAGTCCCCAAAAACCCGCCATCACCGATGACCTCCTGAGATCAATCCCATAGCAGAATCAGTCCCCAACGTCAATGGAGGGCTGGGCTGCCAGATTACCCTTTGGCAAAAAAATCACTATCATGCCCCTGTTGACAGGGTGCATAAAAATTGTCAAGCTTAAGAAGCAATACACCTCTAGGTAAATGGAGGCAAGGCTTGAGAGTTATTCTGGCCCAGACCGCGGGCTTCTGCATGGGGGTGAAGCGGGCCATGGAGATGGTCCTCAATGCCATCGATCGCAAACCATGCAAGATTTACACCTATGGGCCGCTGATCCATAATCCCCAGGTATTGGAACTGCTGGAGGAGCGGGGCATTTCTATCCTGAAACCACACCAGACCGTATCTCAGGGGCTGGTAGTGATTCGGGCTCACGGTATCCCCCCCCAGGAGCGGGAAGAACTGCAAAAGGCCGGCTGTCAGATTATTGATGCCACCTGTCCAAGGGTGGCCAGGGTGCAGGCCATTATCCGGCGATGGGCCAAAAAGGGCTATGCCACCATTATTGTCGGAGATCAGGATCATCCCGAGGTCTTGGGCCTCAAAGGCCACACCCAGGGCCGCGGTTATATAGTCTCTACCGCCGCAGATGTGGCCCAACTACCGGAGCTGGACCAAGTCATCGTGGTCGCCCAGACCACTCAGAGTCATGCCCTTTTTGATCAACGGGTAGAGGAAATCAAGGCCCGTTTCCCTCAGGCCCAGATCT is part of the Deltaproteobacteria bacterium genome and harbors:
- a CDS encoding glycine zipper 2TM domain-containing protein, whose amino-acid sequence is MKRVALVVLLGVFLAGCAGQNPYTYQGAAVGGALGAGTGALIDSNNRWRGAMIGGLGGAALGGAVTEISRRAAEDSMLRQSGQAHQPYYTNQYQGQ
- a CDS encoding carotenoid biosynthesis protein codes for the protein MAGFWGLLWGTLALRPYVFIFLAVYLLLATWHLGLGRALIYLLVGYLLAWSSELSSIHTGLPYGRYIYIEATRGQELWVLGVPFMDSLSYVFLSYASYTLALLALNPGRSRPGGFYLGGDKARSGSGRTLVLASVLFMTLDIVIDPLALRGYRWFLGQIYGYPEPGLYFGITLSNFLGWLVMGFVLIGVLQRVTRLPDGMPLMNWGKIDFPGREWLGPGLYFAILAFNLVITFYIGETLLGLVGCFIYLPFVTLLAVNLLNRH
- a CDS encoding methylmalonyl-CoA carboxyltransferase, giving the protein MKAVAERIAELQAKEAEIKAMGGPKAVEKQHQTGKLTARERLDLFFDPGTFRELDMMVEHRCIHFGMDKMKIPADGVITGFGQVNGRPVFVFAQDFTSRAGTLGEMHSRKICKVMDLALKAGVPFVGFNDSGGARIQEGVDSLAAYGQIFYRNAVASGVIPQISGIMGPCAGGAVYSPAMTDFVFMVKNTSYMFITGPDVIKSVTGEEISFEELGGAMSHNVKSGVAHFAADSDEDAINQIKRLLSFLPNNNMEDPPVQPCSDPVSRQDPALDSIIPDNPRASYDMKDVIRSIVDDGDFFEPHELYAQNMVVGFARLNGRPIGIIANQPLVLAGCLDVNASDKATRFIRFCDAFNIPLLTIADVPGYLPGSDQEWSGIIRHGAKLLWCYSEATVPKITLITRKDYGGSYLAMCSRDLGADMAIAWPTAEIAVMGAEGAANIIFRREIQGAEDPEAKRQEKIELYRELLYNPYIAASRGYIDQVILPRETRPRLIETLEILCTKKENLPPKKHGNIPM
- a CDS encoding pyruvate carboxylase subunit B, giving the protein MAGKNPIKFTDTTFRDGHQSSLATRMRTEDMLDMAERMDNMGFWSMEVWGGATFDVTHRFLAEDPWERIRTLKKYIKKTPFMMLLRGQNLVGYRHYPDDVVEPFVKYAAECGINIFRVFDALNDMRNFETSFKAIQDCKKAGMDVHIQAAVCYSLTQRRMGGEVYTKEYYVDFAKRAVDMGADSFCVKDMAGMISPYDAYDLIKTLKETINIPIELHTHYTSGQASMAYLKAIEAGVDIIDTCLSPFGLRTSQPAIEPILVSVEKTDRESPLDLATLIELVQDLEKVAPKYRDFLDTSKMAVIDTGVLLHQIPGGMYSNLVSQLKQADALDRILEVMHDLPQTRKELGYPPLVTPTSQIVGIQAVQNVLFGRYKMISGQVKDMAYGLYGKTPAPMDPEVQRLILKGYERGEEPITCRAADVLEPELEKAREATKGLAKNIGDVLIYALYPTTGLRFLKWKYGLEEIPEDVKPITMEHIKLEDEVINKIKQKNLFQKVKDYLERLDRPAPEKGESLRTFNVFVDGEYFEVEVECTSGAPVITAATPMAAARPAAAAPQPTAAPLKPAPAAAPAKPAPAAEVAPGEVPLRSPMPGMVISYSVNVGDQVKVGDPICILEAMKMQNNLPSPASGTVKAINYEPGASVGKDAILLVIAT
- a CDS encoding acyl-CoA thioesterase, which codes for MENQDFVHRTEVRVRFGDTDPYGIVYFVSYFRYCHRAIEEYLRALGLKPEETFRNVPEGFGLPIVEAQCRFLRPARYGDLLIVATRIQELRPRAIIFGFEFFPASGEELLARGTANLVAINRQWQAIELPDRIRQSLTQASPASGHP